One region of Halomicrobium sp. LC1Hm genomic DNA includes:
- a CDS encoding response regulator — MAPVGDGGGNASAIDVLVVDDEPQMAELVGTYLERTGDDLDVATATSVGQGLDALDDRFDCVVSDYHMPQMDGLTFLERVRERLPDAVRILYTSDGDAELMIEARDADVDYVHKQFSTKQYAAMATHIRRRTAADSV; from the coding sequence ATGGCACCCGTGGGTGACGGCGGTGGGAACGCGAGCGCGATCGACGTACTGGTGGTCGACGACGAGCCACAGATGGCAGAGCTGGTCGGGACCTATCTCGAACGGACCGGCGACGACCTCGACGTAGCGACGGCGACCAGCGTCGGCCAGGGGCTCGACGCGCTGGACGACCGCTTCGACTGCGTTGTCAGTGACTACCACATGCCACAGATGGACGGGCTGACCTTCCTCGAACGCGTCCGCGAGCGGCTCCCCGACGCCGTTCGCATCCTCTATACGAGCGACGGCGACGCCGAGCTGATGATCGAGGCGCGCGACGCGGACGTCGACTACGTCCACAAGCAGTTCTCGACCAAACAGTACGCGGCGATGGCGACACACATCCGTCGGCGCACGGCCGCCGACTCCGTCTGA
- a CDS encoding DUF5787 family protein: protein MLRGAVAAPLLAVAALDDGVREFAFEVGLCRAIERDRIVARQLGASVHGRRVLDVVQIEPGPAFEERVAITPERLPSAAVEADVGPGRARYWKDAFDCHPERAERALELASERGFFERERRNGRTYVRQTTRYPDWFDRLVAVENKPDLDRPGDLERQLRTDVSLAAVDAVVLATASHVTRAHLNRLPAEVGVWRFDPETGDREVRREPAQLPVDEPGVELVAQEPGQTEIRIVSAAEKARLRRRIAERAYGKGWRSYDLPPCARCSPDDDGLPYCEWKERPVHANSECDSDCGGFEPAEPPEVDADRLRAERTPWDPEPEGRARRQSGLDRFL from the coding sequence ATGCTGCGTGGAGCGGTCGCCGCGCCGCTTTTGGCCGTCGCCGCCCTGGACGACGGTGTGCGCGAGTTTGCTTTCGAGGTCGGGCTCTGTCGGGCGATCGAGCGCGACAGGATCGTGGCCCGCCAGCTCGGCGCGAGCGTCCACGGCCGCCGCGTGCTCGATGTCGTCCAGATCGAGCCCGGCCCGGCGTTCGAAGAGCGCGTGGCGATCACGCCCGAACGCCTCCCGAGCGCGGCCGTCGAGGCCGACGTGGGGCCGGGGCGGGCCCGCTACTGGAAAGACGCCTTCGACTGCCATCCCGAGCGGGCCGAGCGCGCCCTCGAACTGGCGAGCGAGCGAGGCTTCTTCGAGCGCGAGCGACGCAACGGTCGCACGTACGTCCGCCAGACGACGCGCTATCCCGACTGGTTCGACCGTCTCGTCGCCGTCGAGAACAAGCCCGACCTCGATCGGCCGGGCGACCTTGAGCGCCAGTTGCGAACCGACGTGTCGCTGGCGGCCGTCGACGCGGTCGTCCTCGCGACGGCCTCCCACGTCACCCGCGCCCACCTCAACCGACTGCCAGCGGAAGTCGGCGTCTGGCGGTTCGATCCCGAGACCGGCGACCGAGAGGTGCGCCGCGAGCCCGCCCAGCTCCCGGTCGACGAGCCCGGCGTCGAACTCGTCGCCCAGGAGCCCGGACAGACGGAGATCCGGATCGTCAGCGCCGCCGAGAAGGCGCGACTGCGCCGTCGCATCGCCGAGCGGGCCTACGGGAAGGGGTGGCGATCCTACGACCTGCCGCCGTGTGCGCGCTGTTCGCCCGACGACGACGGCCTGCCCTACTGCGAGTGGAAAGAGCGACCGGTCCACGCCAACAGCGAGTGCGACAGCGACTGTGGCGGGTTCGAGCCCGCCGAACCACCCGAGGTCGACGCCGACCGACTGCGGGCCGAGCGGACGCCCTGGGACCCCGAGCCGGAGGGGCGAGCGCGCCGACAGTCGGGACTCGACCGGTTCCTGTGA